The Rana temporaria chromosome 13, aRanTem1.1, whole genome shotgun sequence genome has a window encoding:
- the LOC120920474 gene encoding olfactory receptor 1020-like translates to MEDINETSVKFILIGLSSDPDLQVVYFLTILVVYLITLLGNLLLISVVQINPKLHTPMYFFLSNLSVIDLCFSSSIIPTLLINTLSKDTSISLHGCAAQMFFSLVLGATECFLLALMAYDRFAAICKPLHYNSIMNKNLCSGLALSAWSGAVVNATIHVVLTFQLPFCRSHHVNHFFCEMPPLLRLSCKDTRLNELVVYVSAAILCVCAFLLILISYVRIITTILKISSSQGRRKAFSTCTSHLTVVTFFYGTIMFIYLRPRSSFSETDKAVSIVYTAITPMLNPIIYSIRNKDVKSSIVKYILRRSNFINKC, encoded by the coding sequence ATGGAAGACATAAATGAAACGTCTGTAAAATTCATTCTGATTGGGCTGTCTAGTGACCCTGACCTCCAGGTGGTCTATTTTCTCACTATCCTAGTGGTATATCTGATCACCTTATTGGGAAATCTTCTTCTGATCTCCGTGGTGCAAATTAACCCAAAACTACACACCCCCATGTACTTTTTCTTAAGTAACCTCTCCGTCATTGACCTttgcttctcctcctccatcattCCCACTCTTTTAATCAACACCCTCTCCAAGGACACAAGTATTTCTCTACATGGCTGTGCAGCCCAGATGTTCTTCTCTTTAGTTCTTGGAGCGACGGAATGTTTCTTGCTTGCTCTGATGGCCTATGACAGGTTTGCAGCCATTTGTAAACCATTGCACTACAACTCCATCATGAACAAAAATCTGTGCAGTGGTTTAGCATTATCAGCATGGAGTGGTGCCGTAGTAAATGCTACAATTCATGTTGTCCTAACCTTTCAATTACCCTTCTGCAGGTCCCACCATGTCAACCACTTCTTTTGTGAAATGCCTCCATTGTTACGTTTGTCCTGTAAAGACACGAGACTCAACGAGTTGGTCGTGTACGTTTCAGCTGCGATCCTTTGTGTATGCGCTTTCCTGTTGATTCTAATCTCATATGTCCGTATTATCACCACAATCTTAAAGATAAGTTCCTCCCAAGGGAGGCGAAAAGCTTTCTCTACCTGTACTTCACATCTAACCGTTGTCACCTTCTTCTACGGGACCATCATGTTTATCTATCTACGACCTCGCTCATCTTTCTCTGAAACAGATAAGGCGGTGTCTATTGTCTATACAGCGATCACGCCCATGCTAAATCCTATCATCTACAGCATACGGAATAAGGATGTTAAGAGTTCCATAGTAAAGTATATCCTTAGGCGATCtaattttataaataaatgttgA